The Streptococcus viridans genome includes a window with the following:
- a CDS encoding ECF transporter S component, translated as MPLKRLTRITLLAALCVVLRQAFAFLPNVQPISAIFFLLVLFEDWQFACLVMAVTMFTSAFLLGMSPVVVAQILAFGLLLTLWRGLYRHLSLQVQTLVVGILSFLYGIVIDSLYAVLYHMPWWTYALVNGFSFNLAHALSTACFYPLLYVVFRRLYHEKNTL; from the coding sequence GTGCCTCTCAAACGCTTGACCCGAATCACCCTCTTAGCAGCCCTCTGTGTGGTATTGAGACAAGCCTTTGCCTTCTTGCCCAATGTCCAACCCATTAGTGCCATTTTCTTTTTACTGGTGCTATTTGAAGATTGGCAATTTGCCTGTTTGGTGATGGCGGTCACCATGTTTACCTCGGCTTTTCTCTTGGGGATGAGCCCAGTGGTGGTCGCTCAGATACTGGCCTTTGGCCTCCTCTTGACTCTTTGGCGGGGGCTTTACCGCCACTTGTCTTTGCAAGTCCAAACTCTGGTAGTCGGCATCTTATCCTTTCTCTACGGGATAGTGATTGACAGTCTTTATGCTGTCCTCTACCACATGCCTTGGTGGACCTATGCCCTGGTGAATGGCTTTAGCTTTAACCTGGCTCACGCCCTTTCCACCGCCTGTTTTTACCCTCTACTTTATGTAGTATTTAGGAGATTGTATCATGAAAAAAACACTTTATAG
- a CDS encoding AAA family ATPase: MKEKVAVVFGTFAPLHQGHIDLIQRAKRQCDRVCVIVSGYKGDRGEEVGLPLQKRFRYIREGFSNDELTQIYKLDETELPRYPLGWEPWLKTALETIQYDAEREELIFYVGEKTYQEELEARGFQAHLQERQFGISGTLIRENPSKYWKYIAQPFRRQFTKKVLIMGSASNGKTTLAKDLARFYDAPVSLEYAREYQIRNNVRDDELTPKDYYYLLLGQYDQTSKLIDSSANRGLVIADTNSLVTKGYYDYYMEVEGQETSMTDTFDNLFVSILAKEKWDLILFVQPIGSYVNDGFRDMTMADDEIRTSFSNHLDHLRHQYLADIPTAYLGQDYLGNYEEAKRVIDTIYQAD; encoded by the coding sequence ATGAAAGAAAAAGTGGCAGTAGTATTTGGAACGTTTGCCCCCCTTCATCAAGGGCATATTGATTTAATTCAACGGGCAAAACGCCAATGTGACCGCGTTTGTGTGATTGTCTCTGGTTACAAAGGTGACCGAGGAGAAGAAGTTGGTCTTCCTTTGCAGAAACGTTTTCGCTATATTCGAGAAGGTTTTTCAAATGATGAACTCACCCAAATTTATAAATTAGACGAGACAGAACTTCCTCGCTATCCATTAGGATGGGAGCCTTGGTTGAAAACAGCCTTAGAAACCATTCAATATGATGCTGAGAGAGAAGAGCTCATCTTCTATGTTGGGGAAAAAACGTATCAAGAGGAACTTGAAGCGAGAGGCTTTCAAGCGCACTTACAGGAGCGCCAGTTTGGCATCTCAGGAACCCTTATCCGGGAAAATCCCAGCAAGTATTGGAAATACATTGCGCAACCCTTCCGTCGTCAGTTTACCAAAAAGGTCCTCATTATGGGGAGTGCTAGTAACGGGAAGACGACCTTGGCAAAAGATTTGGCCCGCTTCTATGATGCGCCAGTGAGCTTAGAATATGCTCGCGAGTACCAGATCAGAAACAATGTACGGGATGATGAGCTGACCCCCAAGGACTATTATTATCTCCTACTCGGACAATACGATCAAACCTCAAAATTAATCGATAGTAGTGCCAATCGAGGGCTAGTGATTGCGGATACGAATTCGCTAGTGACCAAGGGCTATTACGACTACTATATGGAAGTAGAAGGCCAAGAGACCAGTATGACGGATACCTTTGATAACCTATTCGTTAGTATCCTCGCTAAGGAAAAATGGGATTTGATCTTATTTGTCCAACCCATTGGATCCTATGTCAATGATGGCTTCCGTGATATGACCATGGCAGATGATGAAATTCGCACCAGTTTTTCAAATCACCTGGATCACCTCCGCCACCAATACCTCGCAGATATCCCAACAGCCTATCTCGGGCAAGACTACTTGGGGAATTACGAAGAAGCAAAGCGTGTCATCGATACGATTTATCAAGCTGATTAA
- the hslO gene encoding Hsp33 family molecular chaperone HslO: MDKIIKTISESGSFRAFVLDSTETVRAAQEYHQTQASSTVALGRTLIASQILAANEKGNTKITVKILGTSSLGAIITVADTQGNVKGYVQNPGVDIKKTATGEVVVGPFVGNGEFLVITDYGTGNPYHSMTPLVTGEIGEDLAYYLTESQQTPSAVGLNVLLDEEDKVKVAGGFLVQVLPNVKEEEIARFEKRIQEMPAISTLLASDDHIEALLTAIYGEDHYKRLSEEEIRFQCDCSKERFMDALASLPAKDLQEMKDEDQGAEIVCQFCQTAYHFDKNDLEELIRDKS, encoded by the coding sequence ATGGACAAAATTATCAAAACTATCTCAGAAAGTGGCTCCTTCCGTGCCTTTGTACTAGACAGTACAGAGACCGTGCGAGCAGCCCAAGAATACCATCAGACACAAGCAAGCTCAACTGTGGCCCTCGGTCGGACCCTGATCGCAAGTCAAATTCTCGCCGCCAATGAAAAGGGAAACACCAAGATAACGGTGAAAATCCTCGGTACTAGCTCACTTGGTGCTATCATCACTGTGGCAGATACTCAAGGAAACGTCAAAGGCTACGTGCAAAATCCTGGTGTGGATATCAAGAAAACAGCGACCGGTGAAGTCGTGGTCGGACCATTTGTCGGAAACGGGGAATTCCTAGTGATTACCGACTACGGCACAGGCAATCCTTATCATTCCATGACACCTCTCGTCACTGGAGAAATCGGTGAAGACCTAGCTTATTACTTGACTGAAAGCCAACAAACTCCATCTGCAGTGGGGCTCAATGTCCTTCTTGATGAAGAAGACAAGGTCAAGGTTGCCGGTGGTTTCTTGGTGCAGGTCTTGCCAAATGTCAAGGAAGAAGAAATTGCCCGCTTTGAAAAACGTATCCAAGAAATGCCGGCCATTTCTACCCTTTTAGCCTCTGACGACCATATTGAAGCCCTTCTTACTGCCATCTATGGCGAAGATCACTACAAACGTCTCTCTGAAGAAGAGATCCGCTTCCAATGTGACTGTAGCAAGGAACGCTTCATGGATGCCTTGGCTAGCTTGCCAGCCAAAGACCTTCAAGAAATGAAGGACGAGGACCAGGGAGCAGAAATTGTTTGCCAATTCTGTCAGACGGCTTATCACTTTGATAAAAACGACTTGGAGGAACTCATTCGTGACAAATCTTAA
- a CDS encoding CtsR family transcriptional regulator has translation MASKNTSDSIEAYIKSLLAQAGIAELKRSELADVFQVVPSQINYVIKTRFTESRGYIVESKRGGGGYIRIGKVQFSDQHQMLKELGASIREQISQTVFGDILQMLFEEKLLTKREAELLSVTTTDEVLGSEAHRLRANILRKIIQQVDRKGM, from the coding sequence ATGGCAAGTAAAAATACATCAGATAGCATTGAGGCCTATATCAAGTCGCTACTGGCCCAAGCAGGCATCGCAGAGCTCAAGAGAAGCGAATTAGCGGATGTCTTCCAAGTTGTTCCTAGTCAAATCAATTATGTGATCAAAACCCGCTTCACCGAAAGTCGAGGCTATATCGTAGAGAGCAAGCGTGGAGGTGGCGGTTATATCCGGATTGGCAAGGTCCAATTTTCAGATCAACACCAGATGCTAAAAGAGCTTGGCGCAAGCATCAGAGAACAAATCAGTCAGACTGTTTTTGGCGATATCCTTCAAATGCTATTTGAAGAAAAACTCCTTACAAAGAGAGAGGCAGAGCTTTTGTCAGTGACGACGACAGACGAGGTTCTGGGAAGTGAAGCCCATCGCTTACGAGCCAATATCCTACGAAAAATTATCCAACAAGTCGATAGAAAGGGAATGTAA
- a CDS encoding ATP-dependent Clp protease ATP-binding subunit — translation MNYSKALLETIEAAQILAGHFESQTLDTWHILVALANNPYSVAGSVLSDYPMQIDDFQDAAEHITGQVYQRDGRYEVFPFSFRVEEIMKRSQEIAQAVHAKSLGTEHVLLALLLERGTLASQVLEYVGFRYDDQEEGIKIVELRKSLEQRAGWDKEAVKAIRSLYRAQQPNRQTMGNMMGMPASTSGGLEDYTRDLTEMARNGSLEPVIGRGQEISRMIQILSRKTKNNPVLVGDAGVGKTALALGLAQRIASGDVPTELAKMRVLELDLMNVVAGTRFRGDFEERMNNIINDIEEDGHVILFIDELHTIMGSGSGIDSTLDAANILKPALARGTLRTVGATTQEEYQKHIEKDAALSRRFAKVLIEQPSVADSIAILQGLKKTYERHHRVHITDAAIETAVVYANRYLTSRLLPDSAIDLLDEAAATVQNEGPQAGLQSDLTAADQALLKGQWKKVAQLLKEDASPKGYQLEVKEEDILKTLSQLSGIPVEKLTQTAAKKYLELEAELHKRVIGQDQAVSSISRAIRRNQSGIRSHKRPIGSFLFLGPTGVGKTELAKALAEVLFDDESALIRFDMSEYMEKFAASRLNGAPPGYVGYEEGGELTEKVRNKPYSVLLFDEVEKAHPDIFNVLLQVLDDGVLTDSKGRKVDFSNTIIIMTSNLGATALRDDKTVGFGAKDIRFDQANMEKRIFEELKKTYRPEFINRIDEKVVFHSLTSDQMHEIVKIMVKPLVQSLAEKGITLKFQASALKWLATHGYDPEMGARPLRRTIQTQVEDYLAEILLRGEVAEGQTLKVGVKSGQLNFTID, via the coding sequence ATGAACTATTCAAAAGCCCTATTAGAAACGATTGAAGCCGCTCAAATCTTGGCGGGTCATTTTGAGTCCCAAACGCTAGATACCTGGCATATCCTAGTGGCCCTAGCCAATAATCCTTATAGTGTAGCTGGTTCCGTCTTAAGTGACTATCCTATGCAGATTGATGATTTTCAAGATGCGGCTGAGCACATTACGGGTCAAGTCTACCAACGGGATGGCCGCTATGAGGTATTTCCTTTTTCTTTCCGTGTCGAAGAAATCATGAAACGTTCCCAAGAGATTGCCCAGGCAGTCCATGCCAAAAGTCTTGGAACAGAGCATGTCCTCTTGGCGCTTCTATTAGAGCGGGGGACCTTGGCTTCTCAAGTATTGGAGTATGTCGGCTTCCGCTATGATGATCAGGAAGAGGGCATTAAAATCGTCGAGCTTCGTAAGAGCTTGGAACAACGAGCAGGTTGGGACAAGGAAGCTGTCAAGGCCATTCGTTCTCTCTATCGGGCCCAGCAACCCAATCGTCAAACCATGGGAAATATGATGGGCATGCCAGCCTCTACCAGCGGTGGTTTGGAAGACTACACCCGAGATCTGACAGAAATGGCTCGCAATGGCAGTTTGGAACCGGTGATTGGTCGGGGTCAAGAAATCTCGCGGATGATTCAGATTTTGAGCCGCAAAACGAAAAATAACCCGGTCCTGGTCGGTGATGCCGGTGTCGGAAAGACTGCTCTGGCTTTGGGCTTGGCCCAACGGATTGCCAGTGGAGATGTCCCGACGGAGCTGGCTAAGATGCGGGTCTTAGAGTTGGACTTGATGAATGTTGTCGCAGGGACGCGGTTCCGTGGAGATTTTGAAGAGCGGATGAACAACATCATCAATGATATTGAAGAAGATGGCCATGTTATCCTCTTCATCGATGAGCTCCATACCATTATGGGATCTGGCTCTGGGATTGACTCTACCTTGGATGCGGCCAATATCTTGAAGCCTGCCTTGGCTCGCGGCACCTTGCGGACCGTAGGAGCGACCACGCAAGAAGAATACCAAAAACACATTGAAAAAGACGCTGCTCTGTCACGCCGCTTTGCCAAGGTCTTGATTGAGCAACCCTCTGTTGCAGATAGCATCGCGATTTTGCAAGGGCTCAAGAAGACCTATGAACGTCACCACCGCGTCCATATTACGGATGCGGCTATTGAGACAGCTGTTGTCTATGCCAATCGTTATTTGACCAGTCGCCTCTTGCCTGACTCCGCCATTGACCTCTTGGATGAAGCAGCAGCGACCGTGCAAAATGAGGGGCCTCAAGCCGGTCTTCAGTCCGACTTGACAGCTGCTGATCAAGCCTTGCTCAAGGGGCAGTGGAAAAAAGTTGCTCAGTTGCTAAAAGAAGATGCCAGTCCAAAAGGCTACCAGCTAGAAGTCAAGGAAGAGGATATCCTGAAGACGCTCAGTCAATTGTCAGGCATTCCTGTGGAGAAACTAACCCAAACAGCGGCTAAGAAATACCTTGAATTGGAAGCAGAACTTCATAAGCGCGTGATCGGTCAGGATCAGGCTGTCTCAAGTATCAGCCGAGCGATCCGTCGTAATCAGTCGGGAATTCGGTCTCACAAGCGGCCGATTGGTTCCTTCCTCTTCCTCGGTCCGACTGGGGTCGGGAAAACCGAGCTTGCCAAGGCCCTTGCAGAGGTCCTCTTTGATGATGAGTCTGCTTTGATCCGCTTTGACATGAGTGAATATATGGAGAAATTTGCGGCCAGTCGTCTCAACGGTGCCCCTCCAGGCTATGTCGGTTATGAAGAAGGGGGCGAGTTGACGGAAAAAGTCCGCAACAAACCTTATTCAGTCCTCTTGTTTGATGAGGTGGAAAAAGCCCATCCAGATATCTTTAATGTTCTCTTGCAAGTCTTGGATGACGGTGTCTTGACCGACAGCAAGGGACGCAAGGTGGACTTCTCTAATACGATTATAATCATGACCTCAAACTTGGGAGCTACCGCTTTACGAGATGATAAGACAGTTGGCTTTGGCGCCAAGGATATTCGCTTTGACCAAGCCAATATGGAGAAACGCATCTTTGAAGAGTTGAAGAAGACCTATCGACCAGAGTTTATCAACCGGATTGATGAGAAGGTTGTCTTCCATAGCTTGACCAGTGACCAAATGCATGAGATTGTCAAGATTATGGTGAAACCGCTGGTTCAATCTCTAGCAGAGAAGGGCATTACTCTGAAATTCCAAGCGTCTGCTCTTAAATGGCTGGCGACTCACGGATATGATCCAGAGATGGGAGCACGTCCTTTGCGCCGGACCATCCAGACCCAGGTGGAAGACTACTTGGCAGAGATCCTCTTGAGAGGAGAAGTGGCTGAAGGGCAAACCCTCAAGGTAGGTGTTAAGTCTGGTCAGCTTAACTTTACGATTGACTAG
- the dusB gene encoding tRNA dihydrouridine synthase DusB: MTNLNTPFMIGNVEIPNRTVLAPMAGVTNSAFRTIAKELGAGLVVMEMVSDKGIQYNNEKTLHMLHIDEGENPVSIQLFGSDEDSLARAAEFIQENTKTDIVDINMGCPVNKIVKNEAGAMWLKDPDKIYSIINKVQSVLDIPLTVKMRTGWSDPSLAVENALAAEAAGVSALAMHGRTREQMYTGHADLETLHKVAQALTKIPFIANGDIRTVQDAKQRIEEVGADAVMIGRAAMGNPYLFNQINHYFETGEILPDLTFEDKMKIAYEHLKRLINLKGEHIAVREFRGLAPHYLRGTSGAAKLRGAISQASTLAEIEELLQLEKA; encoded by the coding sequence GTGACAAATCTTAATACACCTTTTATGATTGGGAATGTCGAGATCCCAAACCGGACGGTCCTTGCACCTATGGCCGGTGTGACCAACTCAGCCTTCCGCACGATTGCTAAAGAACTCGGGGCAGGGCTTGTAGTCATGGAAATGGTCTCTGATAAAGGAATCCAATACAATAACGAAAAGACCCTGCATATGCTCCATATTGATGAAGGTGAAAATCCTGTATCGATTCAGCTCTTTGGTAGCGATGAGGACAGCCTGGCACGCGCAGCTGAATTTATCCAAGAAAATACCAAAACTGATATCGTTGATATCAACATGGGCTGCCCAGTTAATAAGATCGTCAAAAACGAAGCGGGTGCCATGTGGCTCAAGGACCCAGACAAGATCTACTCTATCATTAACAAGGTTCAATCCGTCCTTGATATCCCCCTCACTGTTAAAATGCGGACAGGTTGGTCTGACCCTTCTCTAGCAGTTGAGAATGCCCTCGCAGCTGAAGCTGCAGGTGTCTCCGCCCTTGCCATGCACGGACGGACCCGGGAGCAAATGTATACGGGTCATGCGGATCTTGAGACCCTTCACAAGGTTGCACAAGCACTGACCAAGATTCCATTTATCGCCAACGGAGATATCCGGACGGTGCAAGACGCCAAACAACGGATCGAAGAAGTCGGTGCCGATGCGGTCATGATCGGCCGTGCTGCTATGGGGAATCCTTACCTCTTCAATCAAATCAATCACTACTTTGAAACAGGAGAAATCCTGCCTGATTTGACCTTTGAAGACAAGATGAAGATTGCTTATGAGCACTTGAAGCGCTTGATCAATCTCAAGGGTGAGCACATTGCCGTTCGCGAATTCCGCGGCTTAGCTCCTCACTACCTCCGAGGAACCTCAGGCGCAGCCAAACTCCGCGGAGCCATTTCGCAAGCTAGCACTCTAGCTGAGATTGAAGAACTTCTTCAATTAGAAAAAGCTTAA
- a CDS encoding NUDIX domain-containing protein, giving the protein MTATSIPEGMNEKEYYERVVSEEEFLRWYKEQDYPTYENPSVTADMVAYCFVEGRLKLLVIRRKTHPCQHRVALVGGFLQKHEDAIQACIREVQEEVGLELTPQKVEQLMTVSTPGRDPRGWVITIAHLVYLPAEAVDMVRAGDDAKEVLFLDVDFKQGECSLDGRVLAAEDFAFDHYEIVQESIKRIQGRLTWNPTFLHLLEEPFTVYEATELVNLIHPDKEILTNNFLVTYGSYVEEVGVKRVPKKKPRKTYRWKESESQADQ; this is encoded by the coding sequence ATGACAGCAACAAGCATTCCGGAAGGAATGAACGAAAAGGAATACTACGAAAGGGTCGTCAGTGAGGAAGAATTCCTCCGCTGGTACAAGGAGCAGGATTACCCTACCTATGAAAATCCAAGTGTGACAGCGGATATGGTGGCCTACTGCTTTGTGGAGGGGCGCTTGAAGCTCTTGGTGATTCGCCGGAAAACGCATCCTTGTCAGCATCGGGTAGCCTTGGTGGGGGGGTTCTTGCAAAAGCATGAAGACGCTATTCAAGCTTGTATCCGAGAGGTTCAAGAAGAAGTTGGACTAGAATTAACGCCTCAAAAGGTAGAGCAGTTAATGACAGTTTCTACTCCTGGTCGGGACCCTCGGGGTTGGGTCATTACCATTGCTCACTTGGTTTATTTGCCAGCTGAAGCGGTAGATATGGTCCGAGCTGGAGATGATGCCAAAGAAGTTCTCTTCCTCGATGTGGACTTCAAACAAGGGGAATGTTCCCTAGATGGTCGTGTCTTGGCAGCTGAAGATTTTGCCTTTGACCACTATGAGATTGTGCAAGAATCCATCAAGCGGATCCAAGGGCGCTTAACTTGGAATCCGACTTTCCTCCATCTCTTAGAAGAGCCTTTTACCGTATACGAAGCAACCGAATTGGTGAACCTAATCCATCCAGATAAGGAAATTTTGACCAACAACTTCCTCGTGACCTATGGGTCCTATGTCGAAGAAGTGGGGGTTAAGCGGGTGCCTAAGAAAAAACCGCGCAAGACCTATCGCTGGAAAGAAAGTGAATCTCAAGCGGATCAATAA
- a CDS encoding DUF4430 domain-containing protein, translating into MKKTLYSFFAVLAALVLVSCGQSKSSTTESSASSSQVAKEKQITITVSIAPEGQEAQSKTLKVAEKANLMEVLKANYKIEEKSGLITSIDGVAQDESKGLYWMYKINGEMAPKGAAETTVQDGDTIEFYQEVYQ; encoded by the coding sequence ATGAAAAAAACACTTTATAGCTTCTTTGCTGTCCTAGCAGCTCTTGTATTGGTCAGTTGCGGACAAAGCAAATCATCGACTACGGAAAGCTCAGCTTCTAGCTCACAAGTAGCGAAAGAAAAACAAATTACCATTACGGTCAGTATCGCCCCTGAAGGGCAAGAAGCTCAAAGCAAGACCTTAAAGGTTGCTGAAAAAGCCAACCTGATGGAAGTCCTGAAAGCTAACTACAAGATTGAGGAGAAGAGTGGCCTCATCACCTCAATCGATGGCGTAGCCCAGGATGAAAGCAAGGGACTCTATTGGATGTACAAAATCAATGGAGAGATGGCACCAAAAGGGGCAGCAGAAACTACTGTCCAAGATGGAGATACCATCGAATTTTATCAAGAAGTTTATCAATAA
- the pnuC gene encoding nicotinamide riboside transporter PnuC, translated as MKRLQEKIQTFGEHLKNVHREAGKRGFVGIMKLLWQDLFAGRTLTQWLYLLALSSVPFVLEFTNQEASHDWLGLFASWTGIVCVILVAEGRASNYLFGAVNSAIYLVLALNKNFYGEVLTTLYFFVMQPIGLYVWLSNRINDQGDAEESHFEAKKLTLMEWIKYLVLTALIWIGMGYAYKSIHSARPFRDSITDATNGVGQLLMTGLYREQWIFWIATNLFSIYLWWGKSIHIQGMYWVYTLNSLVGWYQWSKAVKKEVA; from the coding sequence ATGAAACGACTACAAGAAAAAATTCAAACATTTGGGGAGCATTTAAAAAATGTCCATCGAGAAGCTGGCAAACGTGGCTTCGTAGGAATTATGAAACTCCTTTGGCAAGACCTATTTGCAGGTCGCACTCTGACACAATGGCTCTATTTGCTTGCTTTATCTAGCGTGCCCTTTGTCCTAGAGTTTACCAATCAGGAAGCAAGTCACGATTGGTTAGGGCTCTTTGCCTCCTGGACAGGAATCGTTTGTGTTATACTAGTAGCAGAAGGTCGGGCTAGTAACTATCTCTTTGGAGCAGTGAACTCAGCGATTTACCTCGTCCTAGCCTTGAACAAAAACTTCTATGGAGAAGTTTTGACGACCCTGTACTTCTTCGTGATGCAACCAATTGGTCTCTATGTTTGGTTGTCAAATCGGATCAATGACCAGGGGGATGCAGAAGAATCTCACTTTGAGGCCAAGAAATTAACGCTAATGGAATGGATCAAGTATTTGGTCCTAACAGCTCTGATTTGGATCGGGATGGGATACGCCTATAAAAGCATCCACAGTGCTCGCCCTTTCCGTGATAGTATAACAGATGCGACCAATGGTGTCGGACAGCTTCTCATGACCGGTCTCTATCGCGAACAATGGATTTTCTGGATTGCGACCAACCTCTTCAGTATCTACCTCTGGTGGGGAAAGAGCATCCATATTCAAGGCATGTACTGGGTCTATACCCTTAACAGTCTTGTCGGTTGGTATCAGTGGAGTAAAGCAGTGAAAAAGGAGGTTGCTTAA